From the Daphnia pulicaria isolate SC F1-1A unplaced genomic scaffold, SC_F0-13Bv2 h1tg000079l, whole genome shotgun sequence genome, one window contains:
- the LOC124318931 gene encoding uncharacterized protein LOC124318931, whose protein sequence is MKQDNPEEIQLRQPCGHKFIKSVHRPCFILRMPIEKQLVYFIEHHGIKLQEMDSNYRGDLHSGECYKKLRDKGFIDDLTITVIWNTDGAQPYKMSKNGIWPFMATINEAPYKLRRNYVILLALWFGNKKPPLHAFLDWIVKEWARLENDGINVKGIHYKIRVLVITTDTMARPLIRNTTQFNGQFGCDFCLHPGEQIKKGRGSTRIYLEKPEPFELRSMEQHKEDLNIAKATRKPSHGVCGPTPLADLPGFDFIKAFVPEYMHSCCQGVFKLMIKLWTFQKYSKEPWSVREKLEVLNSRLLNTKPPYEITRVMIALDDLSNWKASMFRAFVLFYVDVLEDVLPKEFFDHFVNLSYGMFVLLQEKVSVSDVEKIKVLFRHFVIDFEKLYGATHVGINVHFLIHLSQSVLDWGCLWTTSTFIPEWFNGVLMSLSNGTQAIADQMATNYLLKLTVRDEAVTLLHKYILPPHVTRQLCELLRLPKETPRGFSKGTFSNNDKVELLGHSSVRNVTQNEKNALCSLLASNSDFRSPSFQNAKFFSRIKLISSGSIFTTTSYKRSPKRINYCALTNDGEFLFIENFVCLPHESKGDHIFILGNMLGVQSKVHFLPKPIDGITFSIIPGMMTKLVGKGELVAFNALDIKSKCVVASEHNLTESYVVTALPNNLETD, encoded by the exons ATGAAGCAAGATAATCCTGAAGAGATACAACTACGACAGCCTTGTGGTCACAAATTTATCAAAAGTGTGCATCGACCATGTTTCATTTTGCGAATGCCAATCGAGAAGCAATTGGTGTATTTTATCGAGCACCACGGCATTAAACttcaagaaatggattccaactACCGAGGAGATTTACATTCTGGCGAATGCTACAAAAAGTTGAGAGACAAAGGTTTCATTGACGACCTGACCATCACCGTGATCTGGAATACGGATGGAGCTCAGCCTTATAAGATGAGCAAAAATGGAATTTGGCCTTTCATGGCCACGATAAATGAAGCACCATACAAACTTCGAAGAAATTACGTAATTTTGCTGGCATTGTGGTTTGGCAACAAAAAACCACCTTTGCATGCATTTTTGGACTGGATAGTAAAAGAGTGGGCTAGACTGGAAAATGACGGGATAAATGTAAAAGGAATCCATTACAAAATCCGTGTTTTGGTTATTACTACTGACACGATGGCCCGTCCACTTATACGCAACACTACGCAGTTCAACGGACAGTTCGGATGTGATTTCTGTTTACATCCAG gtgaacaaattaaaaagggAAGAGGTTCAACTCGTATTTATTTAGAAAAGCCAGAACCTTTTGAATTGAGAAGTATGGAACAACATAAAGAAGACTTGAATATTGCCAAGGCGACCCGAAAACCTTCCCACGGTGTCTGTGGCCCAACACCTTTAGCCGACTTACCCGGGTTCGATTTTATCAAGGCTTTTGTCCCGGAATATATGCACTCCTGTTGCCAAGGAGTTTTCAAACTAATGATTAAGTTATGgacttttcaaaaatattccaaGGAACCTTGGTCTGTCAGGGAAAAGTTGGAAGTGCTAAACTCCCGGCTGTTGAACACAAAACCACCTTATGAAATCACCCGGGTTATGATAGCATTAGATGATTTGAGCAATTGGAAAGCTTCTATGTTTAGAgcctttgttcttttttatgtTGATGTCTTAGAAGATGTACTCCCCAAAGAATTTTTTGATCATTTCGTAAATCTTAGCTACGGGATGTTTGTTCTTTTGCAAGAAAAGGTATCCGTATCAGACGTAGAGAAAATTAAAGTTCTTTTTAGGCATTTTgtgattgattttgaaaaactttATGGCGCCACTCATGTAGGAATCAACGTTCATTTCCTCATTCATCTTTCGCAAAGCGTGCTTGATTGGGGATGCTTGTGGACTACATCGACGTTTATTCCTGAGTGGTTTAATGGGGTGTTGATGTCTTTGTCGAATGGGACTCAAGCGATTGCGGATCAGATGGCAACAAATTATTTGTTGAAACTTACTGTTCGTGACGAGGCCGTGACGCTGTTACACAAATATATCTTGCCTCCCCATGTAACAAGACAACTCTGCGAATTACTCCGCTTGCCAAAGGAGACGCCACGAGGATTTTCAAAAggaacattttcaaataacgATAAAGTTGAACTTCTTGGCCATTCATCCGTACGGAATGTtactcaaaatgaaaaaaacgctCTTTGCAGTTTGCTTGCATCGAATTCCGATTTCCGCTCCCCTTCattccaaaatgcaaaatttttttctcgaaTCAAACTGATTTCATCGGGGTCAATTTTCACTACAACCAGCTACAAAAGATCGCCCAAACGGATAAATTATTGTGCTCTGACAAATGATGGGGAATTCTTGttcattgaaaattttgtctgTCTGCCCCATGAGTCGAAAGGGGATCATATATTTATTCTGGGAAATATGTTGGGGGTTCAAAGTAAAGTTCATTTCCTTCCGAAACCGATTGATGGTATTACATTTTCTATAATTCCCGGTATGATGACAAAATTAGTGGGGAAAGGAGAGCTGGTAGCTTTCAACGCGCTTgatatcaaatcaaaatgtgtCGTTGCCAGCGAGCACAATTTGACAGAGTCGTATGTTGTAACTGCTCTCCCTAATAACTTAGAAACTGATTGA